The genomic segment AGCACAACTTCCTCCGGGAAGGCCTGCGGAGCTGCGCCCCGCAGGCCTGCAAGCTCCACGTGCAGTCTGCCAGAGGCGGAACGGAGCCAGGCCACCGGTTTAGCGCCGCCTGGCAGCGGCCGATCGTGCCACAGGGTGAGCGCCGGCCGGTCGGGGAGCAGCAGCAACCGGCGGTAGGTGGTCCAGAAGGCGAGAGGGGATTGGTCGATGCCGATGGTCTGGCGACCCGTGCGGCAGGCGACGGCCAGCGCCGTGCCCGACCCGCAGAATGGATCGAGCACGATCCCGCCCGGTGGGCACGAGGCGAGGATGATGCGCTCCAGCAGGGCTTCAGGCTTCTGGGTCGGGTAGCCTGTGCGTTCTGCGTGCAGCCGGGCGACCACCGGGAAATACCACCAATCCTCGGGCACTTTGCCCCGCACCAGGTCTGGCTGCTTGCCGAAACCTGCCTTGGGCGAACTCCGGAAGGTCCGGACGGTGGCCGGGTTGTAAGCCATTCGCACTGCGTCCGAGTCGAAGTAGTAGGCCGGGCTCTTGGCGTAGATCAGGAGTGTGTCGTGCTTGCGGTTGAACCCCCGGCGGATTGGCGATGGACCGTGATACACCCACACCACTTCGTTCAGCAGCGCCTGGCGCCCGAAAATCTGGTCCAGCAGCAGCCTGGCGTACGGCGC from the Anaerolineales bacterium genome contains:
- a CDS encoding site-specific DNA-methyltransferase, which codes for MSGGRRQPPRLQLGWEGRWQSEQAAPASLTCFSSSPLPHAGDPSHDNRLLYADNLGALLALMQSHEARIDLIYADPPFLTDRAYRARVGTGENSRQPETWKTELGFADRWGGLPEYLTMLEPRLLAMYHLLSPHGTLYLHLDWHAAPYARLLLDQIFGRQALLNEVVWVYHGPSPIRRGFNRKHDTLLIYAKSPAYYFDSDAVRMAYNPATVRTFRSSPKAGFGKQPDLVRGKVPEDWWYFPVVARLHAERTGYPTQKPEALLERIILASCPPGGIVLDPFCGSGTALAVACRTGRQTIGIDQSPLAFWTTYRRLLLLPDRPALTLWHDRPLPGGAKPVAWLRSASGRLHVELAGLRGAAPQAFPEEVVLWEAAWGAPEGPMRPQAAIPRRWRDPSLPLMISGIPAGTPQVEVRVVMANGLTGQASAQPELGI